One segment of Carya illinoinensis cultivar Pawnee chromosome 1, C.illinoinensisPawnee_v1, whole genome shotgun sequence DNA contains the following:
- the LOC122275966 gene encoding membrane-associated 30 kDa protein, chloroplastic isoform X3, with translation MNLFDRFSRVVKSYANAIISSFEDPEKILEQTVLEMNDDLMKMRQATAQVLASQKQLENKYKAAQQASEDWYRKAQFALQKGEEDLAREALKRRKSYADNANALKAQLDQQKTVVENLVSNTRLLESKIQEARSKKDTLKARAQSAKTASKVSEMLGNVNTSNALSAFEKMEEKVLAMESQAEAVGQLTTDDLEGKFALLEGSSVDDDLANLKKELSGSSKKGELPPGRTVTTSTNKAYPYRDADIEMELNELRQRAKDF, from the exons ATGAACCTTTTTGACCGCTTTTCTAGGGTTGTCAAG TcatatgcaaatgcaattataagTTCCTTTGAAGATCCGGAGAAAATTCTAGAGCAAACAGTGCTTGAAATGAATGATGACTTGATGAAGATGCGTCAGGCCACAGCTCAA GTATTGGCATCTCAAAAGCAGTTGGAAAACAAATATAAGGCTGCACAACAAGCTTCTGAAGATTG GTACCGTAAGGCTCAATTTGCTCTacagaaaggagaagaagatcTTGCACGGGAAGCCCTAAAGAGGCGTAAATCTTATGCT GATAATGCTAATGCTTTGAAAGCTCAACTGGATCAACAGAAAACTGTTGTTGAGAATCTTGTCTCTAATACACGG CTTTTGGAGAGTAAGATACAGGAAGCAAGATCAAAGAAAGATACTCTGAAAGCTCGTGCTCAGTCTGCGAA GACTGCAAGCAAAGTGAGTGAGATGTTGGGGAACGTCAATACAAGCAATGCTCTTTCAGCTTTTGAAAAGATGGAAGAGAAAG TTTTGGCAATGGAATCCCAAGCAGAAGCGGTTGGTCAATTAACTACTGATGATCTTGAAGGGAAG TTTGCACTACTAGAGGGCTCATCAGTTGATGATGATCTAGCAAACCTGAAGAAAGAACTGTCTGGTAGCTCAAAG AAAGGAGAGCTTCCACCAGGAAGAACTGTCACTACCAGCACAAACAAGGCATATCCGTACCGAGATGCTGATATTGAAATGGAGCTTAATGAACTAAGGCAAAGGGCGAAGGATTTCTAG